ACTTGCCCTTCACAATCACATTGCTCAACACCGGGTCCGTGGGCGTGACACAgctgcccaccaccagcgcctcCAGAAACCTAATCCCAGGCACCAGACCCCAGATCAGAAGAGCAGTAGACAGCCACATAGCCGTCATGATCGGGCCCAGAAACCACAGCAGCGGCCGCCATTGTTTCTTGAGATATCGTGACGGTAACTGAACACCCGCCAAAACAAGCTGAATCCCAAGAACAAGACGGGTGAACGAGAGCGTGACAATGTTGAGGTCTTCTTCCGATCCCAAAGTATATTCGAGCGGCTTGATTAaattcgccgccgccggagaAAAGGCCACTCCCGCAAGCAACGAAATCACTATTACATTTTTTTGTCAGTatctcatcttcaccaacggttgagggagggtggACAAGTCCAGGCGTCATAAGGGATATAGACAAGAAGCAAACACCTACAAGCCTCACTCAAATAAAAATTCTCCTTCATCAAATACGACACCAGTCCAAACAAACTgatccacccccccaacacgCTCAACACAATGTTGAAGTTTGTAATCGCCAAGGTCGGCATCTTTGGCTTTCCCTACCCCCTTGGCGCCAAGCTGTCAAAACCACactcctccggctccggctcggGACCTCCGGACTCCACCCTTTCCGAATCCTCCGGACCGGGCGGCGCGGAAACTCCTGTCCAAGTAAAAGCGGCAAGTGGTGTGTGATATGTATGTCGAAGGCGTGAGGCTGGATGTTATCGGCACATTTGACCAAATCCCTCTCCGTGTTGTTTTAGAAAATCTTGCGTAGGAGAGAGAATCTAGAATGAAAAGTGAGCTTAGACCACCCACCCGTAAACAAACCAACAAACTTACTTTCAACAACAATGACCCAGCAACCGTTATCTGTATCGACGTCAGTTGAGGAGAGCGAGTGAGTGAGCAAGAACCATAAAAAACGGCGGCGCCAAGCCCGCTTTTGAGGACCAGATCATACAGGCTGGGTCACCGCGGGCACAGTGTCGGAACCCCACTTTTGTTGGACAACATCCCTCAAGCAGGAAGGAGCGGAATTCCATGAGAAGAGATCCCGATGGGTAATCCCCAAAACCTTAAAAAAATCAGACGAAGGGTGTTATGTATAGGGGCATTCAGCCCAGTGAGAAAAGGCCAAAAATGAAAGTCCAAACGTTGAGTGCGGCCATCGGGAATCGAACCCGACTCTAATGCTTGGAAGGCATTAATGCTAACCACtacaccatggccgccttTGGATGTTAGAGTGGCGAGGTCATAGCATTTATAACTGGTTCCAATCTCACCCACAATCTCATTAATTTTACAGACGACTATCTTCAAAAGTGCCTTGTGTTGTCGGTTGCTCTCTGTCGTTATCTTGCCGGACAGGATTCATCAATtaccaccactcccctcaAACCAAATATCACGGAAACACCAGCCAGGGCATTAACAGGAAAGAAAGTTGATACATTACACCACAGCTATAAATCATGCTGATTGCCCCCCCTATCTAACGCCTTGCTATCCGTGTATCCTCCATGTTCACCATCCCTTCGCAATGAGATACTTTAAAATGCTTCCCAGTccatgttgttgttgcttgtgaaatgttttgtgttttgttgcGCCGTCATAATGCCAATCCGGATGTACGAGAGGACTACCTAACTccctcgacttcttctttgcAAAACTCAATACTATCAAGAACACCATAAGATCCTCTCATGTtagcttgttgctgttgttgtatgTAAGGCGTGATGACGACACCGCCCAGAGATGTCGTCGCCAGTGTTGTTGAGCCGTGTGTAGCTGTGTGTGCCgcaaagggggaggtgtaGAGCCCACGTAGTGACTAGGCATGGATGGCTTTGTCCACCTCTAGAGGCCTCATGCAGCCGCCTGACTCCCATTCCCAGGCAATCAAGCTCCAGTTCAACTCCCGGCGCCAAAACAGGCCAAGACCACGACCGCCATCGGCTCCCCCAAGTGAGGGATGACCACAACCCCTATCCTCCGCGCTGAGCCCGCCCGTCAACGGCATACGATGACGAAAGACAACCTTGCCCATGCGAGAGTGGAGTATCGCCATGGAACACATGACGCAGGGCTCGTGTGTCAGGTACATCTCGAGACCGTGGCACAAGTAGCCGTCTGGGCTGGGATGTTCCAGCTCAAAGACCTTTCTTTCATCCTCGAACAAGGGCTTGTCCTGGAAGCACTCGTACTCTAAAATGGGCTCCGGATTGGTCCGAGTTTGTCTGTTTTCGCATCGAACCAGCTTTTGGGCAACCATGGAGATGGCACGCATGACACAGTGTGCCATGGGGTTGCCTCCATCTCCGCACTTGCCTCGCTGGCACCAACGAGCGTCACCAGCCAAGGCGACAATGGTCGTCTTGTCTTCCTCTCGTTGGATAACGCAAGCGCCCATGGCCTCTCCATAGCCTTTGGCCTCGGACTGGTGGGCGACTTGGTGTGCGAGGCTCATCCAAATGGCCGCATCGTCACTGATCTCGTCCGTGCTGCGGGCGATCATCGAAGGATGCGGTCCAAGAGGATTGTTCTTGCGGTATACGGCGGGCCAGAATTGCTGTGACCACATAGCAGCCTGAACCTGGGAAGCAGGTGCAACCATAGGGACGgggatgctgctgatgaacacctcctcgccctccatgCCGTCGAGCTTGGTCAGTTCCTGtctgacctcctccttgttcAGCATGGATTCGGGCCCTGCAATGATGTATATCCAGTTCGATTTTCCGGTATGGATTTGTCGGGTATCTGGGGACTCGTTCATGAACTTCGCTTTGATGTGGGCAGGCAAATCGCAAGGCTTGGCGCATcgacgaagatgagggaAGCACTTAACCACCTCTTCGGATAGTAGCTCTCGCAACATCCTGTTATCATGGTGAGCAGTTATCGCCAGGGGACTCGAGAGGGTTGGGAACGTACATGATTGCGGGGTTGGCTGTCTTCAGAGGCACGCGAGTGATCAGAACTTTGGCCGTCACGTAATCATCTCGCAGCTCCAGTGTCGTCTTTAGTGGGATGAGGACCCCATGTTCGACTTCCCCACGCACAAGCTCCTTCACAATAGGCTCCTGGGCGTCAAGGATGCGATGGATAGAattctcttcctcgtccaTCTTGTGCAGGTTGACTTCCCCCTTGTCAGTGCAGAGGGCTGCGCGAGATTGTCGTGAGACGATGACAGAGGCTTGTCTTGCAATCGTGATCCAAGGAAGTCGTGACAAGGTGTAGAGAAGGCCAGCAATCAGATAGCAAATATGTGGTCGACTGTTCGATGAGGGTGGCAGGCGAAGAATCAACGATGAAGCGTGACTAGCGGGGTAACCGGGAAGATaggcgatggtggaggagaaaggGCAGAATCAAACGACAGCAGTCAGAGGGTATAATGGAACATGCAGAGACAAGAAGTCCGGACGAGAAACCATGGCAGTATCGATTCTAGAGAAAGCaggagcaagagcaagaCGGGGAGCACTTAGACAGCCCGGTCCCTAcggacaacgacaacaacaagaggcAAGCAACAAGCAAAACGGCACCATCTGTTGTTTCTTCGCTGAGTTCCAGACAAAAAAATTATAGACAGGAGCTCCACCTCCAGCTTTGTTCCTGGACCCCTGGTAATTGCGATTGGTGGCGGCAGGCACGGAGGCTGGAGCTGgtcaacccaaccccaaccccaccttcCCCCGTTGCACTTTTTGGCGAGCAACCGACTGCGGGGTACCTACACAACCCTACCCTTCCCCGCAAAGCAGAGAGCTCCCCCCAACTATTTTCCATTACAAAACACTGAGCGGATGGAACTCCAATTGCACATTCGAATTGCTAACCTTTTCATGTGTTCCAAGGATCAGAGCGCGAGGATAGGTCCATTCCCGGATAATATAATGCCCTTTAAACGGCCCGTTTCCACGCCTCTAGGTTCCAGGTTCCAGCATCTTTCACAACCCCTCTTTGAGACCtaggtgggagaggggtttCTTGACCCGTCCCAGCCAGTGGACAGTGAGAGTGAAAGGAAAGGTGGATGGTCTCCAGACCACACGATGGAGAAGATACGGAGATAGGAGAGGATGGCATGGATGGAGACAAAGAGCCCTCACGGACAATGCCGTTGTTCATCAGCACTCATCTGCcaacacacccacacacatcCACAccacatcccatccccctccgcaGCAACAAACGGCGGGTGGTGTGGTGCCGAGCAACGCATTGGATGCATCCCAGGCTTTTTGACATCGGAAAGCGGCTGGTCTTGGCAACTGACCCCGTTCTAGCGTGGGGGCACAGGCGCATTCTGCCTCCATGCCGTGCTGAGGTGCATATGCAGCGCAGCAcgcagcaacaagcagcaaGCACCTAGCAGGGCGCCGtcttgttggagaaggaaggggtgggaaggCCAGCCTGTCACATTTCCCATGTCGAGCACGACGCCTCGTGAAGGGGGTgcgagtgatgatgaggcatGATGAGGCCTTGATTGCCTTGGCGTGGGCTTCATTCGGCGCCGGAAGTCCGAGTGCGGACCTAACACCAGAGGTTGGAATTGAGCTGGCTGCAGCTGAAAGAGCCAAGCCGGCGGCTCCTCCGCAACGAGCAAAgatccccatcttcctcaatATGGGAAAGC
This window of the Podospora pseudoanserina strain CBS 124.78 chromosome 3, whole genome shotgun sequence genome carries:
- a CDS encoding hypothetical protein (EggNog:ENOG503NWHT; COG:A) translates to MDEEENSIHRILDAQEPIVKELVRGEVEHGVLIPLKTTLELRDDYVTAKVLITRVPLKTANPAIMMLRELLSEEVVKCFPHLRRCAKPCDLPAHIKAKFMNESPDTRQIHTGKSNWIYIIAGPESMLNKEEVRQELTKLDGMEGEEVFISSIPVPMVAPASQVQAAMWSQQFWPAVYRKNNPLGPHPSMIARSTDEISDDAAIWMSLAHQVAHQSEAKGYGEAMGACVIQREEDKTTIVALAGDARWCQRGKCGDGGNPMAHCVMRAISMVAQKLVRCENRQTRTNPEPILEYECFQDKPLFEDERKVFELEHPSPDGYLCHGLEMYLTHEPCVMCSMAILHSRMGKVVFRHRMPLTGGLSAEDRGCGHPSLGGADGGRGLGLFWRRELNWSLIAWEWESGGCMRPLEVDKAIHA